The segment GGCCGCCCGATCTTTGGTCGAGAAGTCATCGCGCCGATAACTAGCGGATTCTCGTGCGTGCCGAAACGCCCGCGACCGTTTCGAATCCTGGAAAAATCAGTGGGGCGGGCGTCCCTGCCCGCCATCAAGACGTCGCGTTGCGCGCCCTCGATGCTGAAAAAATGCGGCGCGAGCCTTACCGCTCGCGCATCTTAGTGGCGGGTAGGGACGCCCACCGTACTATTTCCAAGCAATGGATTAATTTTAAACTTCGTCGTTCTTGATCACTACATCGAAGCCGCCCTGGTCGCGCAGGCGCTGTTGCGATTCCTTCAAATCGCCGAGGCCGGTTTGGCGATAGTCGGGTTTTACAACCTCCATCGGATCGAGCAGATCGCCGACGTAGCCGAGCGCATAGGCGCCGCGCTGGTATCCGATCAGTTTAAGGAGATCCACTGGAAGAGTCTTGGCGACTTCGAGCGGCACCGCCAGATATTGATTCTCCTCCTGCCGCAGCCATGAAACGTTGTACGTGATGTTGATTCCACTGCGCGTGGAGTCGGAGCGGTTCGCGCCGCCCGCGTGATAAACCGCGCCGGTATAGAACAGCACCGAGCCTTTCTTCATCTCGGCCGGAACGGTGTCCTCTTCCTTGAAGCGCAGCTTGTCCTCGAAATGATTGCTGCCGGGAACCACGCGCGTCGCGCCATTGCGCTCGGTGAAATCAGTCATCGCCCACAGCGTGTTGCACTGCACTTCGTAGCCCTTGGGGAACGGAAAGAAATCAAAGGCCCATTGATCGCGATGAATCGTCTGCGCCGGCTCGCCCGGACCAATCGTGATCACCTGCGTCAGGTGAAGCTGGAAGCTGCTCGCATGACCGAGCACCTTCTTCGTGGTCTCGATCACGAGCGGATTCATTACGAGGTCGCGCGCCTTCTGCGAGCGCGCGACCAGTGCGCCCGTGCGCTTGGTGCGGCGGCCGGAAAATTCGTCTGGGCCAAACCCGTTGCGCTCGATGAACGGTTCGAGTTCCGTGGCGAGGTCGTCCATCGCCTGGGGCGTAATCAGCTGGTCAACGACGACCGCGCCGTCACGGGCGAGGATCGCGGCAACTTCGTCCGCAGTTGCGGTAGCGGGCAGATGTTCAACGGTCATGGACTGCTCCTTTTGGATGCTCGATTTGCGGCTGCGCCTCGAACCGTGCGGCGCGGCCGCTTATGAACCATTGCTTGTGATCGAATCGGCGACATGGCGCGCGGCGCGACGAGCGCGTTGACGACGGCAGTCAGGCGCATGCGCAAGTCGCCAAGCTCCTCGGCTCGATGCGCGATCTGCTCGAGCTCGAAACCGCGCACGAGATGCAGGATCGTGCGCGCCGCCGCGACCGGACGCTCCGCGCCGAGCAGTTCGAGCGGCGCCGCCAGGCGCATCTCGAGGCCG is part of the Candidatus Binataceae bacterium genome and harbors:
- a CDS encoding phytanoyl-CoA dioxygenase family protein; translation: MTVEHLPATATADEVAAILARDGAVVVDQLITPQAMDDLATELEPFIERNGFGPDEFSGRRTKRTGALVARSQKARDLVMNPLVIETTKKVLGHASSFQLHLTQVITIGPGEPAQTIHRDQWAFDFFPFPKGYEVQCNTLWAMTDFTERNGATRVVPGSNHFEDKLRFKEEDTVPAEMKKGSVLFYTGAVYHAGGANRSDSTRSGINITYNVSWLRQEENQYLAVPLEVAKTLPVDLLKLIGYQRGAYALGYVGDLLDPMEVVKPDYRQTGLGDLKESQQRLRDQGGFDVVIKNDEV